The proteins below come from a single Gossypium raimondii isolate GPD5lz chromosome 2, ASM2569854v1, whole genome shotgun sequence genomic window:
- the LOC105788365 gene encoding uncharacterized protein LOC105788365, with protein sequence MEGLDTLIMRKKQSSKSSSLESNGSSSNQTSPASQWFSSKSSKKIYYPVIPLLFSLMWIFLVKKYLHFVVYSCLQNRSKWFRELPWEESLRDAHEFGKLVLF encoded by the exons ATGGAAGGCTTAGATACATTAATCATG AGAAAGAAACAATCTTCAAAGTCAAGTAGCCTTGAAAGCAATG GTAGTTCTTCAAATCAAACATCACCTGCATCTCAATGGTTttcttcaaaatcatcaaagaag ATTTACTATCCTGTTATCCCTCTGTTGTTCTCCTTGATGTGGATATTTCTTGTGAAGAAGTATTTACATTTTGTTGTTTATTCATGCTTACAGAATAGGAGCAAATGGTTTAGAGAACTC CCTTGGGAAGAAAGTTTGCGGGATGCACACGAGTTTGGAAAACTTGTTCTATTTTAG
- the LOC105788366 gene encoding leucine-rich repeat receptor-like tyrosine-protein kinase PXC3 isoform X1 gives MAFLYLSFFVVGILSGPVLVDAQLHDEATLLAIKKELGGVPGWGDNSTDYCNWEGIHCGFSHSFVERLDLSRRMLRGNVTLISNLKALKHLDLSYNNFNGPIPSAFGNLSQLQYLDLSLNKFEGSIPLELAGLRNLRSLNLSNNLLVGEIPQEFKVLENLQEIQISSNRLSGSIPHWVGHLTNLRIFTAYENQLGGEIPDNLGSLSELKLLNLHSNRLDGPIPKSIFGMGKLEVLVLTQNGLTGDLPEAIGKCIGLSSIRIGNNKLVGVIPSTIGNVSSLTYFEADNNNLSGEIVSEFAQCTNLTLLNLAYNGFTGIIPPEIGQLTNLQELILSGNSLLGNIPTSILGCKNLNKLDLSNNRFNGTIPNDICNMTRLQYLLLGQNSIQGEIPHEIGDCVKLLELQLCSNYITGSIPPEIGRIRNLQIALNLSFNHLHGQLPPELGKLDKLVSLDVSSNQISGDIPPEFKGMLSLIEVNFSNNLLAGPIPTFVPFQKSTNSSFQGNKGLCGEPLNFLCANSIGSDQANYHHRVSYRIILAVIGSGLAVFVSVIMVVLLFMMRERQEKASKSVDIVDEATDNQPTIIAANVFVGNLRQAIDLDAVIKATSKDSNKINSGTFSTIYKAVMPSGLVLSVKRLKSMDRTIIHHQNKMIRELERLSKLNHDNLVRPIGFVIYEDVALLLHQYLPNGTLAELLHESSKQSEYQPDWPRRLSIAIGVAEGLAFLHHVAIIHLDISSDNVLLDADFKPLLGEIEISKLLDPSKGTASISAVAGSFGYIPPEYAYTMQVTAPGNVYSYGVVLLEILTTRIPVDDDFGEGVDLVKWVHGAPVRGETPEQILDAKLSTVSFGWRREMLAALKVALLCTDSTPAKRPKMKKVVEMLQEIRQN, from the exons ATGGCATTTTTATACTTGTCATTTTTTGTGGTTGGGATTCTATCAGGACCAGTTCTTGTGGATGCTCAGCTCCATGATGAAGCTACATTGTTAGCCATTAAAAAGGAGCTGGGTGGTGTACCGGGTTGGGGTGACAACAGCACGGACTACTGCAATTGGGAAGGCATTCATTGTGGCTTCAGCCATTCATTTGTTGAAAGGCTTGATCTTTCTAGGCGTATGCTTAGAGGTAATGTTACTCTAATATCTAATCTTAAAGCTTTAAAACACCTTGACCTTTCTTATAATAACTTCAACGGGCCAATTCCTTCAGCTTTTGGGAATTTATCCCAGCTTCAATATCTGGATTTGTCATTGAATAAGTTTGAAGGTTCTATTCCGTTGGAGTTGGCTGGTCTTAGAAACCTTAGATCATTGAACTTGTCAAACAACTTACTTGTAGGAGAGATACCTCAAGAATTCAAGGTGCTAGAAAATTTGCAGGAAATTCAGATTTCTAGCAATAGGTTGAGTGGTTCTATCCCACATTGGGTGGGCCATTTGACCAATTTGAGAATTTTTACAGCCTATGAGAACCAATTAGGTGGTGAAATTCCTGATAATCTAGGCTCCCTTTCTGAACTCAAATTGCTGAACCTTCATTCTAACCGGCTTGATGGTCCAATACCAAAGAGCATTTTTGGTATGGGGAAGCTGGAAGTTTTGGTTCTCACCCAGAATGGACTCACCGGTGATCTTCCTGAAGCAATTGGTAAGTGCATTGGCCTCTCAAGCATCCGTATCGGGAATAACAAACTTGTTGGTGTGATTCCCAGTACAATTGGAAATGTTAGCAGCCTCACATACTTTGAAGCAGATAATAACAATCTCTCTGGTGAAATCGTCTCGGAGTTTGCTCAGTGTACTAATCTTACACTCCTAAATTTGGCCTACAATGGATTTACTGGAATAATCCCTCCGGAGATTGGACAACTTACGAATCTTCAAGAGCTCATTCTTTCTGGGAACAGTCTGTTAGGTAATATTCCAACATCAATTCTCGGGTGCAAGAATCTTAACAAGCTTGATTTAAGCAACAACAGATTTAATGGTACCATACCCAATGATATTTGCAATATGACAAGATTGCAGTACTTGCTCTTGGGACAGAATTCTATCCAAGGGGAAATACCTCATGAGATTGGAGACTGTGTGAAACTGCTTGAATTGCAACTTTGCAGCAACTATATAACTGGAAGTATCCCTCCTGAGATTGGCCGTATTCGCAACTTGCAGATagctttaaatttgagtttcaaTCATCTTCATGGTCAACTGCCACCGGAATTAGGGAAACTAGACAAGTTGGTTTCTCTTGATGTCTCCAGTAACCAGATTAGTGGTGATATTCCACCTGAATTTAAGGGTATGTTGAGCTTGATAGAAGTCAATTTCTCAAATAATCTGCTTGCTGGCCCGATACCGACATTTGTACCATTCCAGAAGAGTACAAACTCCAGCTTTCAAGGAAATAAAGGGCTCTGCGGGGAGCCATTGAATTTCTTATGTGCTAACTCTATTGGTTCAGACCAGGCGAACTACCACCATAGGGTTTCCTACAGGATTATACTAGCTGTTATTGGTTCAGGTCTTGCGGTGTTTGTATCAGTCATAATGGTGGTTCTGCTCTTTATGATGAGGGAGAGACAAGAAAAGGCATCAAAAAGTGTAGACATTGTAGACGAAGCAACCGACAACCAACCAACAATAATAGCAGCGAATGTGTTTGTGGGGAATCTCAGGCAGGCAATAGATCTCGATGCTGTAATCAAAGCCACTTCAAAGGATTCAAATAAGATCAACAGTGGGACTTTCAGCACCATTTACAAGGCAGTCATGCCTTCTGGATTGGTTTTGTCAGTGAAGAGACTGAAATCAATGGACAGAACCATAATTCATCATCAAAATAAGATGATAAGGGAGCTTGAAAGACTAAGCAAGCTCAATCATGACAATCTTGTACGACCGATTGGTTTTGTCATCTACGAAGATGTTGCTCTTCTGTTGCATCAATATTTACCCAATGGCACACTAGCTGAACTTCTTCACGAGTCCTCAAAGCAGTCGGAGTATCAGCCTGACTGGCCCAGAAGACTATCGATTGCTATTGGAGTAGCAGAAGGATTGGCTTTCCTTCATCATGTGGCAATTATCCACCTTGATATCTCTTCGGATAATGTACTTCTGGATGCAGACTTTAAGCCATTGCTTGGGGAGATAGAAATATCAAAGCTCTTAGATCCATCCAAGGGCACTGCAAGTATTAGTGCTGTAGCCGGCTCCTTTGGCTATATCCCCCCAG AATATGCGTATACAATGCAAGTCACTGCACCAGGAAATGTATATAGCTACGGTGTTGTGTTGCTTGAGATCCTCACCACCCGAATACCAGTTGACGATGATTTCGGTGAAGGAGTAGACTTGGTGAAATGGGTTCACGGGGCTCCGGTGAGAGGGGAAACCCCTGAGCAGATACTTGATGCAAAGTTAAGCACTGTTTCATTTGGTTGGAGGAGAGAAATGCTTGCAGCTTTGAAGGTGGCTTTGCTATGCACCGACAGCACACCTGCCAAACGACCAAAGATGAAGAAGGTAGTGGAAATGCTGCAAGAAATAAGGCAAAACTGA
- the LOC105788366 gene encoding leucine-rich repeat receptor-like tyrosine-protein kinase PXC3 isoform X2, which produces MAFLYLSFFVVGILSGPVLVDAQLHDEATLLAIKKELGGVPGWGDNSTDYCNWEGIHCGFSHSFVERLDLSRRMLRAFGNLSQLQYLDLSLNKFEGSIPLELAGLRNLRSLNLSNNLLVGEIPQEFKVLENLQEIQISSNRLSGSIPHWVGHLTNLRIFTAYENQLGGEIPDNLGSLSELKLLNLHSNRLDGPIPKSIFGMGKLEVLVLTQNGLTGDLPEAIGKCIGLSSIRIGNNKLVGVIPSTIGNVSSLTYFEADNNNLSGEIVSEFAQCTNLTLLNLAYNGFTGIIPPEIGQLTNLQELILSGNSLLGNIPTSILGCKNLNKLDLSNNRFNGTIPNDICNMTRLQYLLLGQNSIQGEIPHEIGDCVKLLELQLCSNYITGSIPPEIGRIRNLQIALNLSFNHLHGQLPPELGKLDKLVSLDVSSNQISGDIPPEFKGMLSLIEVNFSNNLLAGPIPTFVPFQKSTNSSFQGNKGLCGEPLNFLCANSIGSDQANYHHRVSYRIILAVIGSGLAVFVSVIMVVLLFMMRERQEKASKSVDIVDEATDNQPTIIAANVFVGNLRQAIDLDAVIKATSKDSNKINSGTFSTIYKAVMPSGLVLSVKRLKSMDRTIIHHQNKMIRELERLSKLNHDNLVRPIGFVIYEDVALLLHQYLPNGTLAELLHESSKQSEYQPDWPRRLSIAIGVAEGLAFLHHVAIIHLDISSDNVLLDADFKPLLGEIEISKLLDPSKGTASISAVAGSFGYIPPEYAYTMQVTAPGNVYSYGVVLLEILTTRIPVDDDFGEGVDLVKWVHGAPVRGETPEQILDAKLSTVSFGWRREMLAALKVALLCTDSTPAKRPKMKKVVEMLQEIRQN; this is translated from the exons ATGGCATTTTTATACTTGTCATTTTTTGTGGTTGGGATTCTATCAGGACCAGTTCTTGTGGATGCTCAGCTCCATGATGAAGCTACATTGTTAGCCATTAAAAAGGAGCTGGGTGGTGTACCGGGTTGGGGTGACAACAGCACGGACTACTGCAATTGGGAAGGCATTCATTGTGGCTTCAGCCATTCATTTGTTGAAAGGCTTGATCTTTCTAGGCGTATGCTTAGAG CTTTTGGGAATTTATCCCAGCTTCAATATCTGGATTTGTCATTGAATAAGTTTGAAGGTTCTATTCCGTTGGAGTTGGCTGGTCTTAGAAACCTTAGATCATTGAACTTGTCAAACAACTTACTTGTAGGAGAGATACCTCAAGAATTCAAGGTGCTAGAAAATTTGCAGGAAATTCAGATTTCTAGCAATAGGTTGAGTGGTTCTATCCCACATTGGGTGGGCCATTTGACCAATTTGAGAATTTTTACAGCCTATGAGAACCAATTAGGTGGTGAAATTCCTGATAATCTAGGCTCCCTTTCTGAACTCAAATTGCTGAACCTTCATTCTAACCGGCTTGATGGTCCAATACCAAAGAGCATTTTTGGTATGGGGAAGCTGGAAGTTTTGGTTCTCACCCAGAATGGACTCACCGGTGATCTTCCTGAAGCAATTGGTAAGTGCATTGGCCTCTCAAGCATCCGTATCGGGAATAACAAACTTGTTGGTGTGATTCCCAGTACAATTGGAAATGTTAGCAGCCTCACATACTTTGAAGCAGATAATAACAATCTCTCTGGTGAAATCGTCTCGGAGTTTGCTCAGTGTACTAATCTTACACTCCTAAATTTGGCCTACAATGGATTTACTGGAATAATCCCTCCGGAGATTGGACAACTTACGAATCTTCAAGAGCTCATTCTTTCTGGGAACAGTCTGTTAGGTAATATTCCAACATCAATTCTCGGGTGCAAGAATCTTAACAAGCTTGATTTAAGCAACAACAGATTTAATGGTACCATACCCAATGATATTTGCAATATGACAAGATTGCAGTACTTGCTCTTGGGACAGAATTCTATCCAAGGGGAAATACCTCATGAGATTGGAGACTGTGTGAAACTGCTTGAATTGCAACTTTGCAGCAACTATATAACTGGAAGTATCCCTCCTGAGATTGGCCGTATTCGCAACTTGCAGATagctttaaatttgagtttcaaTCATCTTCATGGTCAACTGCCACCGGAATTAGGGAAACTAGACAAGTTGGTTTCTCTTGATGTCTCCAGTAACCAGATTAGTGGTGATATTCCACCTGAATTTAAGGGTATGTTGAGCTTGATAGAAGTCAATTTCTCAAATAATCTGCTTGCTGGCCCGATACCGACATTTGTACCATTCCAGAAGAGTACAAACTCCAGCTTTCAAGGAAATAAAGGGCTCTGCGGGGAGCCATTGAATTTCTTATGTGCTAACTCTATTGGTTCAGACCAGGCGAACTACCACCATAGGGTTTCCTACAGGATTATACTAGCTGTTATTGGTTCAGGTCTTGCGGTGTTTGTATCAGTCATAATGGTGGTTCTGCTCTTTATGATGAGGGAGAGACAAGAAAAGGCATCAAAAAGTGTAGACATTGTAGACGAAGCAACCGACAACCAACCAACAATAATAGCAGCGAATGTGTTTGTGGGGAATCTCAGGCAGGCAATAGATCTCGATGCTGTAATCAAAGCCACTTCAAAGGATTCAAATAAGATCAACAGTGGGACTTTCAGCACCATTTACAAGGCAGTCATGCCTTCTGGATTGGTTTTGTCAGTGAAGAGACTGAAATCAATGGACAGAACCATAATTCATCATCAAAATAAGATGATAAGGGAGCTTGAAAGACTAAGCAAGCTCAATCATGACAATCTTGTACGACCGATTGGTTTTGTCATCTACGAAGATGTTGCTCTTCTGTTGCATCAATATTTACCCAATGGCACACTAGCTGAACTTCTTCACGAGTCCTCAAAGCAGTCGGAGTATCAGCCTGACTGGCCCAGAAGACTATCGATTGCTATTGGAGTAGCAGAAGGATTGGCTTTCCTTCATCATGTGGCAATTATCCACCTTGATATCTCTTCGGATAATGTACTTCTGGATGCAGACTTTAAGCCATTGCTTGGGGAGATAGAAATATCAAAGCTCTTAGATCCATCCAAGGGCACTGCAAGTATTAGTGCTGTAGCCGGCTCCTTTGGCTATATCCCCCCAG AATATGCGTATACAATGCAAGTCACTGCACCAGGAAATGTATATAGCTACGGTGTTGTGTTGCTTGAGATCCTCACCACCCGAATACCAGTTGACGATGATTTCGGTGAAGGAGTAGACTTGGTGAAATGGGTTCACGGGGCTCCGGTGAGAGGGGAAACCCCTGAGCAGATACTTGATGCAAAGTTAAGCACTGTTTCATTTGGTTGGAGGAGAGAAATGCTTGCAGCTTTGAAGGTGGCTTTGCTATGCACCGACAGCACACCTGCCAAACGACCAAAGATGAAGAAGGTAGTGGAAATGCTGCAAGAAATAAGGCAAAACTGA